The following are encoded together in the Xiphophorus hellerii strain 12219 chromosome 3, Xiphophorus_hellerii-4.1, whole genome shotgun sequence genome:
- the LOC116715611 gene encoding immunoglobulin superfamily DCC subclass member 3, whose translation MATPQHKQRPGLVLLNQNQKQKHSDQNLDEELPGGSGGAVTSHQAGWSHDVRANAAFTPNASDASGRMNAGLSALFPSHDPIGACASPGSRYYVTQQSLSDWFMLRVHGKSSDFINSVVGLKTLETLQASRPGRARALPAGATGRNADIIIITFIITFISLHVLPAGRPYCHRVLQLRPRPFPTCPPGVLGASELAFLMEPRDVIAVRDRPLMLHCQVEGEGPVSITWRRNGVPIATGDRAAVLANGTLLIRNFSKRRESNESDAGEYDCAAQNRYGLLISRKARAQLASLPKFLSHPQSLAVDEGGVARLSCQVNGIPEANITWQKDRLPLSTADPRYTLLPNGVLQVTAVQRSDGGLFRCVASNVANTRYSREAQLSVTVAGSRTYKEPVILSGPQNLTINIHQTAILECIATGNPRPIVSWSRLDGRSIGVEGVQVLGTGNLMISDASLQHSGVYVCSANRPGSRSRRTALGRLVVQAPPEFVQWPQSVSRPAGGSAVFSCTATGVPQPHLIWLKNGKLLAPGANVKLTNANTTLAITRISAEDEAIYQCIAESGAGTNQASARLAVAPGPALPEAPAGLRAAALSAAGLRLTWDRPDPQDARRVIGYVLHIRRLGDPDGAELQEAVDQNTFSHDVQNLEAATSYHVYLKAYSAEGGSPPSATVTATTLGGVPSTPSFFTKVLNQTAMQVYWELPSKPGKVEGFRLQYHGVSNPDVQGQEVFPGHINTHTVSNLEPAAVYEIQLVAFNGNGDSPSARRLVSLAEGGASAAAGQSCNCDQSDPSMSTLLVGVHSGLACVLCCLLFILLAYRRSFICRKERSWETPATLTGVRGPKGQRAESVELSQRCDSAPPPVTVMVESSRSAESGPG comes from the exons ATGGCAACACCACAGCACAAACAACGGCCAGGTCTGGTGTTGCTG aaccagaaccagaagcagaAGCATTCGGACCAGAACCTGGATGAGGAACTACCAGGAGGTTCTG GTGGAGCTGTGACGTCACACCAGGCGGGCTGGTCACATGACGTCAGGGCTAATGCTGCGTTCACACCGAACGCGTCTGACGCTTCAGGTCGGATGAACG CTGGACTATCGGCGCTGTTTCCGTCTCACGACCCCATCGGTGCCTGCGCATCTCCTGGCAGCCGCTACTACGTCACACAGCAGagtctctctgattggttcatgcTCCGGGTCCACGgcaaaagttcagattttataAACTCCGTCGTCGGCCTCAAAACTCTCGAAACGCTTCAGGCGTCGCGTCCTGGACGCGCTCG AGCTCTGCCTGCAGGCGCGACCGGAAGGAAtgctgacatcatcatcatcaccttcatcatcaccttcatcagcCTCCATG TTTTGCCTGCAGGCAGACCTTATTGTCACCGTGTGCTCCAGCTGAGGCCCCGCCCCTTTCCTACCTGCCCTCCAGGTGTGCTGGGAGCCTCGGAGCTCGCCTTCCTGATGGAGCCCAGGGACGTGATCGCTGTCAGGGACCGCCCCCTGATGCTGCACTGCCAGGTAGAGGGGGAGGGGCCCGTCAGCATCACCTGGAGGCGTAACGGCGTTCCCATAGCAACCGGCGACAGGGCGGCGGTGCTGGCCAACGGCACGCTGCTCATCAGGAACTTCTCCAAGAGGCGAGAGAGCAACGAGTCGGATGCCGGCGAGTACGACTGCGCGGCGCAGAACCGCTACGGGTTGCTGATCAGCCGCAAGGCGCGGGCGCAGCTGGCCT CGCTCCCAAAGTTCCTGTCCCACCCACAGTCCCTGGCCGTGGACGAAGGGGGTGTGGCCAGACTCAGCTGCCAGGTGAACGGGATTCCTGAGGCAAACATCACCTGGCAGAAGGACCGCCTCCCTCTGAGCACCGCCGACCCCAG GTACACTCTGCTCCCCAACGGCGTCCTGCAGGTGACCGCCGTCCAGCGCTCCGACGGCGGTCTGTTCCGCTGCGTCGCCTCCAACGTGGCCAACACGCGCTACAGCCGCGAGGCCCAGCTGTCCGTCACCG TTGCAGGGTCCAGAACCTACAAGGAGCCCGTCATCCTCTCTGGACCTCAGAACCTCACCATCAACATCCACCAAACCGCCATCTTGGAATGCATCGCAACAGGAAACCCACGCCCCATTGTGTCCTGGAGTCGCCTTG ACGGCCGGTCCATCGGCGTGGAGGGCGTCCAGGTCCTGGGGACGGGGAACCTGATGATCTCGGACGCGTCTCTGCAGCACTCCGGGGTTTACGTCTGCTCCGCCAACCGGCCCGGCAGCCGGTCCAGAAGAACTGCGCTGGGACGCCTGGTGGTGCAAG ctcctccagagttcgTTCAGTGGCCGCAGTCCGTCTCccggccagcagggggcagcgccGTCTTCAGCTGCACCGCCACCGGCGTCCCCCAGCCGCACCTCATCTGGCTGAAGAATGGCAAGCTGCTGGCACCCGGCGCCAACGTCAAACTCACCAACGCCAACAC GACGCTGGCCATCACACGCATCTCCGCAGAGGACGAGGCGATCTACCAGTGCATTGCGGAGAGCGGCGCCGGTACCAACCAGGCCAGCGCCCGGCTGGCGGTGGCGCCAGGGCCGGCGTTGCCCGAGGCGCCCGCCGGGCTGCGAGCCGCCGCTCTGAGCGCCGCAGGTTTACGGCTCACCTGGGACCGGCCCGACCCGCAGGACGCCCGGCGGGTCATCGGATACGTGCTGCACATCCGGAGGCTGGGAG ACCCCGACGGCGCCGAGCTGCAGGAGGCCGTGGACCAGAACACCTTCAGCCACGACGTCCAGAACCTGGAGGCCGCCACCAGCTACCACGTCTACCTGAAGGCGTACTCTGCTGAGGGTGGCAGCCCGCCGTCCGCCACCGTCACCGCCACCACGCTGGGCGGAG TTCCCAGTACTCCCAGTTTCTTCACCAAGGTGCTGAACCAGACGGCCATGCAGGTGTACTGGGAGCTGCCCAGTAAACCAGGGAAGGTGGAGGGCTTCAGGCTGCAGTACCATGGGGTCTCCAACCCCGACGTCCAGGGGCAGGAAGTCTTCCCAGGACACATCAACACTCACACCGTCTCCAACCTGG aacCAGCAGCGGTTTATGAGATCCAGCTGGTGGCGTTCAACGGGAACGGAGACAGTCCGTCCGCTCGTCGTCTGGTGTCTCTGGCAGAGGGCGGAGCCTCAGCAGCAG CTGGTCAGAGCTGTAACTGCGACCAGTCCGACCCGTCCATGTCGACGCTGCTGGTCGGCGTCCACAGCGGCCTGGCCTGCGTCCTCTGCTGCCTGCTCTTCATCCTGCTGGCGTATAGACGCAG ttttatctgcagaaagGAGAGGAGCTGGGAGACTCCAGCCACCCTGACTGGAGTGAGAGGGCCTAAAGGTCAAAGGGCAGAGAGCGTTGAGCTGAGCCAG AGATGTGACTCCGCCCCTCCTCCAGTGACCGTCATGGTTGAGTCGAGTCGATCTGCTGAATCTGGACCCGGATAA
- the polr3glb gene encoding DNA-directed RNA polymerase III subunit RPC7-like isoform X1: MWEGHEGEEGLKDPDSHGPGSGSDPAVWVAMAGRGHGRRTLGLDPVGTSRGDSLPPAVQQPTPVFPVMEQKPLPLAGGEESEYLTALKQDFRVAMRSQPCFIQPAAAHRDVERYSDKYHPSDKMDGLTDWIIDWKRFPKELRVQIRKPRDGAALSRLAAPPSGQKKKKKKVGEKEEVLLKLETLEKKEQQESSEEEGEEQKEDEAEAEEEYDEEEFEEETDYIMSYFDNGEDFGGDSDDNMDEAVY; this comes from the exons ATGTGGGAGGGGCATGAGGGGGAggaggggttaaag gATCCAGATTCTCAcggtccaggttctggttctgatccggcaGTCTGGGTGGCGATGGCGGGTCGCGGACACGGCCGCAGAACTCTGGGTTTGGACCCGGTCGGAACCAGCAGAGGCGACTCCCTGCCTCCGGCCGTGCAGCAGCCCACACCCGTGTTCCCG GTAATGGAGCAGAAGCCCCTCCCCTTGGCAGGTGGGGAGGAGTCAGAGTACCTGACGGCGCTGAAGCAGGACTTCAGGGTGGCCATGAGGAGTCAGCCATGTTTCATCCAGCCGGCCGCCGCCCACAGAG ATGTGGAGCGATACTCAGATAAATATCACCCGAGTGACAAGATGGACGGCCTCACTGACTGGATCATAG ACTGGAAGAGATTCCCCAAAGAGCTCCGGGTCCAAATCAGGAAACCCAGAGACG GGGCGGCGCTCAGCCGCCTGGCTGCTCCACCGTCgggacagaagaagaagaagaagaaggttgGCGAAAAAGAGGAGGTGCTGCTCAAACTGGAG ACGCTGGAGaagaaggagcagcaggagagTTCTGAGGAGGAGGGCGAGGAGCAGAAGGAGGACGAGGCCGAGGCTGAGGAAGAGTATGATGAAGAGGAGTTTGAGGAG gagACAGACTACATCATGTCGTACTTCGATAACGGCGAGGACTTCGGAGGAGACAGTGACGACAACATGGACGAGGCCGTCTACtag
- the polr3glb gene encoding DNA-directed RNA polymerase III subunit RPC7-like isoform X2 — protein MAGRGHGRRTLGLDPVGTSRGDSLPPAVQQPTPVFPVMEQKPLPLAGGEESEYLTALKQDFRVAMRSQPCFIQPAAAHRDVERYSDKYHPSDKMDGLTDWIIDWKRFPKELRVQIRKPRDGAALSRLAAPPSGQKKKKKKVGEKEEVLLKLETLEKKEQQESSEEEGEEQKEDEAEAEEEYDEEEFEEETDYIMSYFDNGEDFGGDSDDNMDEAVY, from the exons ATGGCGGGTCGCGGACACGGCCGCAGAACTCTGGGTTTGGACCCGGTCGGAACCAGCAGAGGCGACTCCCTGCCTCCGGCCGTGCAGCAGCCCACACCCGTGTTCCCG GTAATGGAGCAGAAGCCCCTCCCCTTGGCAGGTGGGGAGGAGTCAGAGTACCTGACGGCGCTGAAGCAGGACTTCAGGGTGGCCATGAGGAGTCAGCCATGTTTCATCCAGCCGGCCGCCGCCCACAGAG ATGTGGAGCGATACTCAGATAAATATCACCCGAGTGACAAGATGGACGGCCTCACTGACTGGATCATAG ACTGGAAGAGATTCCCCAAAGAGCTCCGGGTCCAAATCAGGAAACCCAGAGACG GGGCGGCGCTCAGCCGCCTGGCTGCTCCACCGTCgggacagaagaagaagaagaagaaggttgGCGAAAAAGAGGAGGTGCTGCTCAAACTGGAG ACGCTGGAGaagaaggagcagcaggagagTTCTGAGGAGGAGGGCGAGGAGCAGAAGGAGGACGAGGCCGAGGCTGAGGAAGAGTATGATGAAGAGGAGTTTGAGGAG gagACAGACTACATCATGTCGTACTTCGATAACGGCGAGGACTTCGGAGGAGACAGTGACGACAACATGGACGAGGCCGTCTACtag
- the LOC116717901 gene encoding thioredoxin-interacting protein-like, with protein sequence MVLSSANKPREFRVVFSDPTRTFYSSGDKVSGSVRLEASAPCRLTRLRVTAAGCARVESRRHSQEVEYLKYEDEVRLDPVLNTDSDGYFLLPAGKSFCFQFGFELPPPGRLVSSFKGKFGSVRYYVRAELQRPSQHALQCEREFEVEEPLDVNRPDLLAPAAASRQKKLTCLFIPDGQVSVSAQIDRKGFCEGEDININAKFENTCSRIVVPKAAIVARHSYNVNGTAKILRQKLTAVRGNAIMSGMCDMWQGRSLRVPKLKPTLLGCDIIKVDYALMVYLHIPGSEKLVLELPLVIGTIPFSGVGSRTSSMSSRDSAPSGPPSYSNIHQDLRADGPRMPLLYDYDGVGLFIRVPEGCYPAPPAYSEVDEDAVHSQQVF encoded by the exons ATGGTTCTGTCCTCAGCCAACAAGCCCCGGGAGTTCCGGGTCGTCTTCTCTGACCCGACCAGAACCTTCTACAGCAGTGGGGACAAAGTGTCCGGCTCAGTCCGGCTGGAGgccagcgccccctgcaggttgACGCGCCTGAGGGTCACAGCGGCCGGCTGCGCCCGCGTAGAGAGCCGGCGCCACAGCCAGGAGGTGGAGTACCTGAAGTATGAGGACGAGGTTCGActggacccggttctgaacACAG ATTCTGATGGctacttcctgcttcctgcgGGGAAATCCTTCTGCTTCCAGTTCGGCTTCGAGCTTCCTCCTCCCGG GCGGCTGGTCTCGTCCTTTAAAGGGAAGTTTGGGTCGGTGCGGTACTACgtgagagcagagctgcagcggCCTTCCCAGCATGCATTGCAGTGCGAGCGAGAGTTTGAAGTGGAGGAACCGCTTGACGTGAACCGACCCGACCTGCTG GCTCCAGCGGCGGCCTCCCGGCAGAAGAAGCTCACCTGTCTGTTCATCCCTGACGGCCAGGTGTCGGTCTCGGCTCAGATCGACAGGAAGGGCTTCTGCGAGGGCGAGGACATCAACATCAACGCCAAGTTCGAGAACACCTGCTCTCGGATCGTGGTGCCGAAGGCCGCCATCGTCGCCAGACACTCCTACAACGTCAACGGGACCGCTAAG ATTCTGCGCCAAAAACTGACAGCGGTCCGGGGGAATGCCATCATGTCCGGCATGTGCGACATGTGGCAGGGGCGGAGCCTCCGGGTCCCAAAGCTGAAGCCCACTCTGCTCGGCTGTGACATCATCAAGGTGGACTACGCCCTCATG GTCTACCTGCACATCCCCGGCAGTGAGAAGCTGGTGCTGGAGCTGCCTCTGGTCATCGGCACCATCCCGTTCAGCGGCGTcggcagcagaaccagcagcatGAGCAGCCGGGACTCCGCCCCCTCTGGCCCCCCCAGCTACAGCAACATCCACCAGGACCTGAGGGCGGACGGACCCCGCATGCCGCTGCTGTACGACTACGACGGCGTGGGGCTCTTCATCAGGGTTCCTGAGGGGTGCTACCCCGCTCCGCCCGCCTACAGCGAG GTTGATGAAGATGCCGTTCACTCTCAACAGGTCTTCTGA
- the bnipl gene encoding bcl-2/adenovirus E1B 19 kDa-interacting protein 2-like protein isoform X1, with product MSSPTGQMDGTTEDRAAEETPRPSSIQDMELREEWLDDGFPRPLPEDTEGPAGGAADSAPPTSLVPSGGGGARKRLTAPALSDPNSDSFSAAALSGTPDDSLSLDIKVEDLETPSGSESGTLPDGVHDLEWEDDLPEMGRGRSVGAAEPSEGLMELDQVDQHGRRWRRFSISGQEYQVNMSVLEPYLQVLSHGGYYGDGMNAIILFTSCYLPENTVEDYEYVMENLFRYIVGTLDLMVSENYLLVYLCAMAPRNKLPAIKWLHQCYTSIDRRLKKDLKGLLVVHPAWYIKALITLVKPFISDKFSRKIRFVQNLEQLSQFVPTDRLQIPEAIRQYDEKLRR from the exons GGCGGCTGAGGAAACCCCGCGGCCCAGCAGCATCCAGGACATGGAGCTGAGGGAGGAGTGGCTGGACGACGGCTTCCCCAG GCCGCTCCCAGAGGATACCGAGGGTCCAGCAGGAGGCGCCGCAGACTCAG ccccgcccaccagcCTGGTCCCGTCGGGCGGGGGTGGGGCCAGGAAGCGGCTGACGGCGCCGGCCCTCAGCGACCCGAACAGCGACAGCTTCTCGGCGGCGGCGCTGTCCGGGACGCCGGACGACTCGCTGTCGCTGGACATCAAGGTGGAGGACCTGGAGACGCCGTCCGGCAGCGAGTCGGGGACGCTGCCGGACGGCGTGCACGACCTGGAGTGGGAAG ACGACCTGCCCGAGATGGGGAGGGGTCGGTCCGTGGGCGCGGCGGAGCCCAGTGAGGGTCTGATGGAGCTGGACCAGGTGGACCAACATGGCCGCCGGTGGAGGCGGTTCTCCATATCCGGACAGGAATACCAGGTCAACATGAGCGTCCTGGAGCCATACCTGCAGGTCCTGTCACATGGAG GTTACTACGGAGACGGGATGAACGCCATAATTCTGTTTACTTCCTGTTACCTGCCAGAGAACACAGTGGAGGACTATGAGTACGTCATGGAGAACCTGTTCAG GTACATCGTGGGAACGCTGGACCTGATGGTTTCAGAGAACTACCTGCTGGTCTACCTGTGCGCCATGGCTCCCAGGAACAAGCTGCCAGCCATCAAGTGGCTCCACCAGTGCTACACCTCCATCGACAGGAG GTTGAAGAAGGACCTGAAGGGCCTGCTGGTGGTGCATCCGGCCTGGTACATCAAGGCTCTGATCACACTGGTCAAACCCTTCATCAG TGACAAATTTAGCAGGAAGATTCGCTTCGTTCAGAACCTGGAGCAGCTATCGCAGTTCGTCCCCACAGACAGGCTGCAGATCCCAGAGGCAATCCGACA GTACGATGAGAAGCTGAGAAGATGA
- the bnipl gene encoding bcl-2/adenovirus E1B 19 kDa-interacting protein 2-like protein isoform X3 codes for MELREEWLDDGFPRPLPEDTEGPAGGAADSAPPTSLVPSGGGGARKRLTAPALSDPNSDSFSAAALSGTPDDSLSLDIKVEDLETPSGSESGTLPDGVHDLEWEDDLPEMGRGRSVGAAEPSEGLMELDQVDQHGRRWRRFSISGQEYQVNMSVLEPYLQVLSHGGYYGDGMNAIILFTSCYLPENTVEDYEYVMENLFRYIVGTLDLMVSENYLLVYLCAMAPRNKLPAIKWLHQCYTSIDRRLKKDLKGLLVVHPAWYIKALITLVKPFISDKFSRKIRFVQNLEQLSQFVPTDRLQIPEAIRQYDEKLRR; via the exons ATGGAGCTGAGGGAGGAGTGGCTGGACGACGGCTTCCCCAG GCCGCTCCCAGAGGATACCGAGGGTCCAGCAGGAGGCGCCGCAGACTCAG ccccgcccaccagcCTGGTCCCGTCGGGCGGGGGTGGGGCCAGGAAGCGGCTGACGGCGCCGGCCCTCAGCGACCCGAACAGCGACAGCTTCTCGGCGGCGGCGCTGTCCGGGACGCCGGACGACTCGCTGTCGCTGGACATCAAGGTGGAGGACCTGGAGACGCCGTCCGGCAGCGAGTCGGGGACGCTGCCGGACGGCGTGCACGACCTGGAGTGGGAAG ACGACCTGCCCGAGATGGGGAGGGGTCGGTCCGTGGGCGCGGCGGAGCCCAGTGAGGGTCTGATGGAGCTGGACCAGGTGGACCAACATGGCCGCCGGTGGAGGCGGTTCTCCATATCCGGACAGGAATACCAGGTCAACATGAGCGTCCTGGAGCCATACCTGCAGGTCCTGTCACATGGAG GTTACTACGGAGACGGGATGAACGCCATAATTCTGTTTACTTCCTGTTACCTGCCAGAGAACACAGTGGAGGACTATGAGTACGTCATGGAGAACCTGTTCAG GTACATCGTGGGAACGCTGGACCTGATGGTTTCAGAGAACTACCTGCTGGTCTACCTGTGCGCCATGGCTCCCAGGAACAAGCTGCCAGCCATCAAGTGGCTCCACCAGTGCTACACCTCCATCGACAGGAG GTTGAAGAAGGACCTGAAGGGCCTGCTGGTGGTGCATCCGGCCTGGTACATCAAGGCTCTGATCACACTGGTCAAACCCTTCATCAG TGACAAATTTAGCAGGAAGATTCGCTTCGTTCAGAACCTGGAGCAGCTATCGCAGTTCGTCCCCACAGACAGGCTGCAGATCCCAGAGGCAATCCGACA GTACGATGAGAAGCTGAGAAGATGA
- the bnipl gene encoding bcl-2/adenovirus E1B 19 kDa-interacting protein 2-like protein isoform X4, with product MTRWFCSDPVLRPLPEDTEGPAGGAADSAPPTSLVPSGGGGARKRLTAPALSDPNSDSFSAAALSGTPDDSLSLDIKVEDLETPSGSESGTLPDGVHDLEWEDDLPEMGRGRSVGAAEPSEGLMELDQVDQHGRRWRRFSISGQEYQVNMSVLEPYLQVLSHGGYYGDGMNAIILFTSCYLPENTVEDYEYVMENLFRYIVGTLDLMVSENYLLVYLCAMAPRNKLPAIKWLHQCYTSIDRRLKKDLKGLLVVHPAWYIKALITLVKPFISDKFSRKIRFVQNLEQLSQFVPTDRLQIPEAIRQYDEKLRR from the exons ATGACCCggtggttctgttctgacccggTCCTCAGGCCGCTCCCAGAGGATACCGAGGGTCCAGCAGGAGGCGCCGCAGACTCAG ccccgcccaccagcCTGGTCCCGTCGGGCGGGGGTGGGGCCAGGAAGCGGCTGACGGCGCCGGCCCTCAGCGACCCGAACAGCGACAGCTTCTCGGCGGCGGCGCTGTCCGGGACGCCGGACGACTCGCTGTCGCTGGACATCAAGGTGGAGGACCTGGAGACGCCGTCCGGCAGCGAGTCGGGGACGCTGCCGGACGGCGTGCACGACCTGGAGTGGGAAG ACGACCTGCCCGAGATGGGGAGGGGTCGGTCCGTGGGCGCGGCGGAGCCCAGTGAGGGTCTGATGGAGCTGGACCAGGTGGACCAACATGGCCGCCGGTGGAGGCGGTTCTCCATATCCGGACAGGAATACCAGGTCAACATGAGCGTCCTGGAGCCATACCTGCAGGTCCTGTCACATGGAG GTTACTACGGAGACGGGATGAACGCCATAATTCTGTTTACTTCCTGTTACCTGCCAGAGAACACAGTGGAGGACTATGAGTACGTCATGGAGAACCTGTTCAG GTACATCGTGGGAACGCTGGACCTGATGGTTTCAGAGAACTACCTGCTGGTCTACCTGTGCGCCATGGCTCCCAGGAACAAGCTGCCAGCCATCAAGTGGCTCCACCAGTGCTACACCTCCATCGACAGGAG GTTGAAGAAGGACCTGAAGGGCCTGCTGGTGGTGCATCCGGCCTGGTACATCAAGGCTCTGATCACACTGGTCAAACCCTTCATCAG TGACAAATTTAGCAGGAAGATTCGCTTCGTTCAGAACCTGGAGCAGCTATCGCAGTTCGTCCCCACAGACAGGCTGCAGATCCCAGAGGCAATCCGACA GTACGATGAGAAGCTGAGAAGATGA
- the bnipl gene encoding bcl-2/adenovirus E1B 19 kDa-interacting protein 2-like protein isoform X2, which yields MSSPTGQMDGTTEDRAAEETPRPSSIQDMELREEWLDDGFPRPLPEDTEGPAGGAADSAPPTSLVPSGGGGARKRLTAPALSDPNSDSFSAAALSGTPDDSLSLDIKVEDLETPSGSESGTLPDGVHDLEWEDDLPEMGRGRSVGAAEPSEGLMELDQVDQHGRRWRRFSISGQEYQVNMSVLEPYLQVLSHGGYYGDGMNAIILFTSCYLPENTVEDYEYVMENLFRYIVGTLDLMVSENYLLVYLCAMAPRNKLPAIKWLHQCYTSIDRRLKKDLKGLLVVHPAWYIKALITLVKPFIRSAAHTLVPHTLVPHTLVPHRLAGNQAKH from the exons GGCGGCTGAGGAAACCCCGCGGCCCAGCAGCATCCAGGACATGGAGCTGAGGGAGGAGTGGCTGGACGACGGCTTCCCCAG GCCGCTCCCAGAGGATACCGAGGGTCCAGCAGGAGGCGCCGCAGACTCAG ccccgcccaccagcCTGGTCCCGTCGGGCGGGGGTGGGGCCAGGAAGCGGCTGACGGCGCCGGCCCTCAGCGACCCGAACAGCGACAGCTTCTCGGCGGCGGCGCTGTCCGGGACGCCGGACGACTCGCTGTCGCTGGACATCAAGGTGGAGGACCTGGAGACGCCGTCCGGCAGCGAGTCGGGGACGCTGCCGGACGGCGTGCACGACCTGGAGTGGGAAG ACGACCTGCCCGAGATGGGGAGGGGTCGGTCCGTGGGCGCGGCGGAGCCCAGTGAGGGTCTGATGGAGCTGGACCAGGTGGACCAACATGGCCGCCGGTGGAGGCGGTTCTCCATATCCGGACAGGAATACCAGGTCAACATGAGCGTCCTGGAGCCATACCTGCAGGTCCTGTCACATGGAG GTTACTACGGAGACGGGATGAACGCCATAATTCTGTTTACTTCCTGTTACCTGCCAGAGAACACAGTGGAGGACTATGAGTACGTCATGGAGAACCTGTTCAG GTACATCGTGGGAACGCTGGACCTGATGGTTTCAGAGAACTACCTGCTGGTCTACCTGTGCGCCATGGCTCCCAGGAACAAGCTGCCAGCCATCAAGTGGCTCCACCAGTGCTACACCTCCATCGACAGGAG GTTGAAGAAGGACCTGAAGGGCCTGCTGGTGGTGCATCCGGCCTGGTACATCAAGGCTCTGATCACACTGGTCAAACCCTTCATCAGGTCTGCAGCGCACACACTGGTCCCACACACACTGGTCCC ACACACCCTGGTCCCACACAGACTCGCAGGAAATCAGGCCAAACACTGA